Proteins from a single region of Nodularia sp. LEGE 06071:
- a CDS encoding ABC-F family ATP-binding cassette domain-containing protein: MSNITLQSVKKDFGIKEILRDASFSLDTTDKVGLIGTNGSGKSTLLKMIAGLESIDSGQITFTSGAKVIYLPQQPDLDENHTVLEQIFADSGEHLALVREYEELSHKLVHHPEDSQLMSRLSGVMQRMETAGAWELETNAKIILTKLGISDFDAVIGTLSGGYRKRIALATALLSEPDILLMDEPTNHLDALSVEWLQSYLNRFRGALLLITHDRYFLDQVTNRIIEIDRGDIYTYSGNYSYYLEKKALAEESAISSQRKHQGVLRRELEWLSRGPKARSTKQKARIQRIQGMRETEFKQVQGKVDISTVGRRMGKKVIELNNVSKGYDGRTLINDFTYEFSPEDRVGIIGGNGTGKSTLMDMITGRIQPDSGSVEIGTTIHIGYFDQHSEELLSAVDENQRVIDYIKEEGEFVKISDGTQISASQMLERFLFPGNQQYAPIHKLSGGEKRRLFLLRILIGAPNVLILDEPTNDLDVQTLAVLEDYLEDFAGCVIAVSHDRYFLDRTVDTIFALEEGGNLRQYPGNYSVYLDYRKAEEEETKQQQAANTKEKPKEEVKVATSSSDTENKKRRRLSNWEKREFEQLEGKISKLETEKATAEKALVNVSPGNYTQVQKLYDQVENLKHSIDTATERWLELAEMDA; the protein is encoded by the coding sequence ATGAGTAATATTACACTACAATCAGTTAAAAAAGACTTTGGCATCAAAGAAATTTTAAGAGATGCCAGTTTTAGCTTAGATACTACAGATAAAGTCGGTTTAATTGGCACTAATGGTTCTGGTAAATCAACTTTATTAAAAATGATTGCCGGACTAGAATCAATTGATAGCGGACAAATTACCTTTACTTCTGGTGCAAAAGTAATTTATTTACCACAACAGCCAGACTTAGATGAAAATCACACGGTTTTAGAGCAAATTTTCGCTGACAGTGGCGAACACTTAGCTTTAGTCCGTGAGTATGAAGAACTATCTCACAAACTTGTTCACCATCCAGAAGATAGTCAGTTGATGTCCCGCTTGTCTGGGGTAATGCAACGCATGGAAACTGCTGGCGCTTGGGAACTGGAAACCAACGCCAAAATTATCTTGACTAAGTTAGGAATTTCTGACTTTGATGCTGTTATTGGTACTTTGTCAGGCGGTTATCGCAAGCGCATCGCCTTAGCAACAGCTTTATTATCAGAACCAGACATTTTACTGATGGATGAACCTACCAACCATCTGGATGCGCTGTCTGTGGAATGGCTGCAAAGTTATTTAAATCGCTTTCGTGGCGCACTTTTGCTAATAACTCACGATCGCTATTTTCTCGATCAAGTCACAAACCGGATTATTGAAATCGACCGAGGCGATATTTACACTTATTCAGGTAATTACTCATATTACCTCGAAAAGAAAGCTTTAGCTGAAGAATCGGCAATTAGTAGCCAACGCAAACATCAAGGTGTACTCCGTCGGGAATTAGAATGGTTAAGTCGGGGACCAAAAGCTAGAAGTACCAAACAAAAAGCCCGAATCCAACGCATTCAAGGTATGCGGGAAACTGAATTTAAACAAGTTCAGGGTAAAGTTGATATTTCCACAGTCGGCCGTCGCATGGGCAAAAAAGTTATTGAACTGAATAACGTTTCTAAAGGCTATGATGGACGCACCTTAATTAATGATTTCACTTACGAATTTAGTCCAGAAGACCGCGTTGGAATTATTGGCGGGAATGGTACTGGTAAATCGACTTTAATGGATATGATTACCGGGCGCATTCAACCAGATTCCGGTAGTGTGGAAATTGGGACTACGATTCACATCGGTTATTTTGACCAGCATTCAGAAGAGTTACTCTCAGCCGTAGACGAAAATCAGCGAGTTATTGACTATATCAAAGAAGAAGGCGAATTTGTCAAAATCTCTGATGGAACTCAAATTTCCGCTTCCCAAATGTTAGAACGGTTTCTATTTCCGGGAAACCAGCAGTATGCGCCAATTCATAAATTATCTGGTGGGGAAAAACGCCGTTTATTTTTGCTGCGAATTCTCATTGGTGCGCCTAATGTGTTGATTTTAGATGAACCTACCAATGATTTAGATGTGCAGACATTAGCGGTACTAGAAGATTATTTAGAAGATTTTGCTGGGTGTGTAATTGCAGTTTCTCACGATCGCTACTTTTTAGATCGGACTGTAGATACTATTTTTGCCTTGGAAGAGGGCGGTAATCTGCGACAATATCCAGGTAATTACTCAGTTTATCTCGACTATAGGAAAGCTGAGGAGGAAGAAACAAAACAGCAACAAGCAGCTAATACGAAGGAAAAACCCAAGGAAGAGGTAAAAGTTGCAACTTCATCTTCCGACACCGAAAACAAGAAGCGCCGCAGACTCTCAAACTGGGAAAAGCGGGAATTTGAGCAGTTAGAAGGGAAAATTTCCAAGTTGGAAACTGAGAAAGCCACAGCCGAAAAAGCCTTGGTAAATGTCTCTCCTGGGAATTATACCCAAGTCCAGAAACTCTACGATCAAGTGGAAAATCTCAAGCACTCGATTGATACGGCGACAGAACGGTGGTTAGAATTAGCTGAGATGGACGCGTAA